From Actinoplanes oblitus, a single genomic window includes:
- a CDS encoding NAD(P)/FAD-dependent oxidoreductase, which translates to MRADTPAYDLDIRTDEKRIRAALADAAHTPFWLEDPGRPTPQPSLIGNVETDLLIIGGGYCGLWTALQAKEADPGRDVILVEGSEIGWAASGRNGGFVDDSLTHGRQNGQRYFAEDLDVLDTLAQENFAGFRESLTRHDIDAEWEEEGSLEVATERHQLAELREMPGRFFDREELAGLVRSPLYRAGVLKESGAALVHPAKLAWGLKAACLRLGVRVFEHTPVTKLTDRGRTVRATTGMGTVRARQVVLATNGFPSLLRRNRFLTIPIYDYVLMTEPLTPAQLDAIGWHGRFGIGDASRQFHYYRKTADNRILWGGYDAIYHRGGDIRPEFDKRPETFARLADHFLRTFPQLGDIKFTHAWGGMIDMSTQLAAFQGLAMGDKVAYAGGFTGLGVAATRFAGTVMLELLAGADTPRTRLRMATKRPLPIPPEPIAYPAVQVIRRAIARADRNGGRDGLILKTANLLGFSFDS; encoded by the coding sequence ATGCGGGCGGACACACCGGCCTACGATCTCGACATCCGGACCGACGAGAAGCGCATTCGTGCGGCTCTCGCTGACGCGGCCCACACGCCGTTCTGGCTGGAGGATCCCGGTCGGCCCACCCCGCAGCCGTCCCTCATCGGCAACGTCGAGACCGATCTGCTGATCATCGGCGGCGGTTACTGCGGGTTGTGGACGGCACTGCAGGCCAAGGAGGCCGACCCGGGCCGCGACGTGATCCTGGTCGAGGGTTCCGAGATCGGCTGGGCGGCCAGCGGCCGCAACGGCGGCTTCGTCGACGACAGCCTCACCCACGGCCGGCAGAACGGCCAGCGTTACTTCGCCGAGGACCTGGACGTCCTCGACACCCTCGCCCAGGAGAACTTCGCCGGCTTCCGCGAGTCGCTGACCAGGCACGACATCGACGCGGAGTGGGAGGAGGAGGGTTCGCTGGAGGTCGCCACCGAGCGGCACCAGCTCGCCGAGCTGCGCGAGATGCCGGGTCGTTTCTTCGACCGGGAGGAGCTGGCCGGGCTGGTCCGCTCGCCGCTGTACCGGGCCGGCGTGCTGAAGGAGTCCGGCGCCGCGCTGGTGCACCCGGCGAAGCTGGCCTGGGGTCTCAAGGCGGCCTGCCTGCGGCTCGGGGTGCGCGTCTTCGAGCACACCCCGGTGACCAAGCTCACCGATCGGGGCCGCACGGTCCGCGCCACCACCGGCATGGGCACGGTCCGCGCCCGCCAGGTGGTGCTGGCCACCAACGGATTCCCGTCGCTGCTGCGCCGCAACCGGTTCCTGACCATTCCGATCTACGACTACGTGCTGATGACCGAACCGCTCACGCCCGCGCAGCTGGACGCGATCGGCTGGCACGGCCGGTTCGGCATCGGCGATGCCTCGCGGCAGTTCCACTACTATCGGAAAACCGCCGACAATCGCATTCTCTGGGGCGGTTACGACGCGATCTACCACCGCGGCGGCGACATCCGGCCGGAATTCGACAAGCGCCCGGAAACGTTCGCCCGGCTGGCCGACCACTTCCTGCGCACCTTCCCGCAGCTCGGCGACATCAAGTTCACCCACGCCTGGGGCGGCATGATCGACATGTCCACCCAGCTGGCCGCGTTCCAGGGCCTGGCGATGGGTGACAAGGTCGCCTACGCCGGCGGTTTCACCGGGCTCGGCGTGGCCGCCACCCGATTCGCCGGCACCGTCATGCTGGAGCTGCTGGCCGGCGCCGACACCCCGCGCACCCGGCTGCGGATGGCGACGAAACGCCCGTTACCGATCCCGCCCGAACCGATCGCCTATCCCGCCGTCCAGGTGATCCGGCGGGCCATCGCGCGCGCCGACCGCAACGGCGGACGCGACGGCCTCATCCTCAAAACCGCCAACCTCCTGGGCTTCTCCTTCGACTCCTGA